DNA sequence from the Aneurinibacillus sp. REN35 genome:
ATAATACTTAGCTTTGTTCAGTTTACTCAATTTTTTCTCCCCTTTGCTTTTATGTGTAAATAATTACAAAATTTATAGTAATACTTTTCGCTTTGATTCAAAAGAATTATTTTTGGGGCAAGCTTAAATAGTTGGCGTAAAAATGGCGTCATTTTGGCGTGAGGTTGGCGCGCTGTTTGAAGATACAGATGGTATGATGATAGTGTCAGAAGATAAGCGAAGGGGCCGTTCCGGGAGAGCGGTCTTTTTGTTGTCTATTACTTGTGAATAACGGTGGAAATAGTATTTTTATCTCGGAATTTGACGACAAGTGTTAGTCATAAAGCAGAGCTTTTTGTTGCACAATAAAAGAACGAGAAAGGAGGGGGAATATGGACGCACGAGTGATAATGCCAGACCCACGTAGTAATTGGGAAGAGAGTGTACAGCAGTATTGGCAGAAAGAAAAAGAGAAGTGGAAACGTAGAAAACAGCAGCAGAAGTAAGCGTCGGTCAGCCGGTGCTTTTTATTTTGCCTTGGAGGTGGGTGGTGATGTAGATGAAAGGAAATTACTCCTTCTTGCCGAACTAATTAGGTTAGTTAGGAGGGATAAATATGGAATTGGATACTAAACAAAAAGTACTGTTGGCGTTGTATACAGAGTATCAAAAAGATTTACCAAATATGAGCAGTGTGAATTATAAAGCACTGGAATTAGAATCTGATGTGTTCTATGTCGCTATCTCGAAGTTGCTCACTGAGGGATATATTACAGACGCCTGGGCGATACCAAGAGCCGGAAAAATGATTGATGCTTATAGATTGGATAACTGCAAGCTAACCAGGGATGGTATCGACTATGTGGAGAGTAAGCTTGAAATCGAACCTACTCTTTCTGGAGTTGAAAAGGTCAAAGCCGTAACGGGAAAACTGGCACAATGGGGCTTAGAACAGTTTAAGGATGTTGTTGTTAAAATAGCATCTGAAACAATTAAAGGTAGTATAGGAGGAGGCGCTTAATCAGGCGCCTCTTTTTTATTCGAATATAAAAAGTAATGGAGGAGTTAACAATGAGCGAAACAGTGATTAAATGCGACCAATGCAAGAATGATTTTGTTGTCGGTGAATTAAAGCATGCACCCTCGGTTAATGAAATCCAGCGTGTGTACTTCTCTTGTCCTCACTGCCAGGCAGATTACACAGCATACTACACGAACCAGGCAATAAGAGAGAGGCAGACTGAGATTAATGAATTGAATGAGAAGCTGCATAACGCAAAATCTGACAAGACGAAGGACAAGTATAACGAAGAGATCGAAACACTGACCAAGCATAATAAGCAAGAGATGGAGCTGCTGCGCAAACAGATTGAAGGCGATAGTGATGACAAGGAATCCTGAGCAAGATCGGTACTATGACAGGTACAAACGTAATAAAGAAGCCAAGCGATTTTATGATAGTGCAGCTTGGCGTAAATGCCGGGATTATGTACTAAAACGTGACAACTATCTTTGTCAGCTATGTCTCAAGCAAGGCAGGAAACTGAAGCCAGCCGATACGGTGCATCATATTAAACACTTTGATGAAGCACCAGAGCTTGCGCTGGATCCCGACAACCTGGAGAGTATCTGCGCTTCCTGCCATAACAAAGAGCATCCAGAGAAGGGACAGGGCAGGGCTAAGTCAAGGAAGAAGTGTAAGGCGAAAGTGGTAAAGGCAAAAGCGAATAGGGAAGTATGGTAGTGGTCACTCAATGGGTGGCTTTTTTTATTTTGAATGGCACGTTTTCAGACGCACAGAAAGGCATCTGTGAGCGGCGATAGCAATTAGAGACACAGAAGGAGTCAGAACGCTCTGTAGCCCCCCTACCCTCGAAATTGGGGGGGCGAGGCGCCACAGACCGGCGGGGCCCCTTCGTTTTCGGCGCGGACCAATTTTTCTATGTGAGGGGGGGTAGCATGTATAAGCCTAAGAAGATCATAAAGGACCGTGAAGCGAAAAAGTTGTTTGAAATTCTCGT
Encoded proteins:
- a CDS encoding HNH endonuclease, with the translated sequence MTRNPEQDRYYDRYKRNKEAKRFYDSAAWRKCRDYVLKRDNYLCQLCLKQGRKLKPADTVHHIKHFDEAPELALDPDNLESICASCHNKEHPEKGQGRAKSRKKCKAKVVKAKANREVW